The genomic region CAGAAGGCGGCTCAGCAGGCGGACTCTTGATGGGGGCAGTGGTGAATATGGCTCCGCAGCTCTACAAAGGGGTGATTGCCCAAGTGCCTTTTGTAGATGTGGTAACCACGATGCTCGATGAGAGTATCCCGCTGACCACAGGCGAATATGACGAGTGGGGCAACCCTAATGAGAAGGTATATTTCGACTATATGCTGTCGTACTCGCCCTACGACCAAGTGAAGGCGCAAGCGTATCCGAATATGTACGTCTCCACAGGCTTGCACGACTCGCAGGTGCAGTATTGGGAGCCCGCCAAGTGGGTAGCCAAACTGCGCGCTGTAAAAACCGACAATAATAAACTCTACTTAGACACCAATATGGATGCAGGACACGGCGGGGCTTCAGGGCGTTTTGAGGCACTGAAAGAGGTGGCTAAAGAGTACGCGTTTATGCTGGATTTGTTGGGAGTTAAGAATTAGTGGATAATGTATAACGCATAGTGTATAGTTATGAGAAGTTTACTGTACTTATTATTGTTTCTGCTCATCTCCCAAGTCTCTTGGGGGCAGCGTTTTGCAGATATACTAAAGCAGTATCGGCAAACAGATACGCGGTATACGCCTGTAACTGCCTATTTTAAGGATGGTGCATTGCAGATTAGAGGCTTAAAGGGTAAGTTTAAGATAAAGCATCCTAATGAGGGTTATGTAGATGATTTTTTTTGGATAAGTTCAGATGACCCTGAGCATATAAAAGGCTATAAGCTCAGTGGGGGAGACAGTTGGGTGTGTATTTTCAATGTTAAAAATATGAGTGCTTGTGGTTCTACCGCAGTGTGGGAGAATTGGTTGATCGTCTTTCAAGGCAAAACAGAATGTATAGACAGTTATAGTTTGTCTGATAGAAAGGAATGTTTCTTTTTTGATAGAAAAACGAGACGTTTACGTGTCTTAGGGCTGGACTATTGCGACAAATGGGAGTATAATGTATTCAATCAAGAGACGGAGGATCGCTATAATATAGACATAAAAGAGTATGACAAACAAGGCAATAGTAAGGTGATTCGCGAGAGAAAGAATGTGTATATAAAAGAATTATAGAAAAATAAGAGATATAATAAAAATGTTATCAGAACAAGGAGTAATACGAAGGGAGAAGTTAGCGCGCTTGCGCGAGATGGGTATTAACCCTTATCTAGCGGATTTGTTCCCTGTGAATTTTACGGCAGCTCAGGTGGAGCCCGAGTATGAGGAAGGCAAGAAGTATGCGTTTATGCTGGATTTGTTGGGGGTTAAGAAGTAAGAATTAGGGAATAAGGAATAAATAATCATAGATGGAAGAAACAGTTACAACTTATCAATTTACACAAGAGGATTTCGATAGCTTTATAAAGGGTTTTCAGGAGAATAATAGTTTGCCTGAGGGGCATCTTATCATAGTGCTGCAAAGCGATGCGAAGATGAGCAAGGCTGAGCTTAGTGTGCTTAAAAAAGTAGCCAGAAAGCTGCAGAAAGAGAAAAAGTCGTTTGTGCTGGTTAATACTGCATTGACTTACGATGAGGTTGGCGAAGGGCTCAATGTATGTCCGACCCTGCAAGAGGCACGCGACCTTATTGAAATGGAAAATATAGAGCGTGACTTATGGACTTAACAATTCTCGGTTGCCATAGTGCTACCCCTCGTGCCAATGCCCGTCCTTCGGCACAGTTGTTGGAGATGCGTGGCCATTTGTTTCTCATTGACTGTGGTGAGGCTACGCAGATAGCTTTGCGTAATGCAGGAGCTAAGTTTGCACGGATTAAGCACATTTTTATATCACATTTGCACGGTGACCACTTTTACGGGCTATTCGGGCTCATCTCTACTTTTCAGCTCTTAGGGCGTGAGGCAGAACTGCATATCTACGGACCTAAAGGTATCAAAGAAGCTGTACTACTCATCTTAAAACTAGGAGGAGCGTGGACGCCCTTTCCATTGCTTTTTCACGAACTTACGACAGATGAACAAGGGGTGCTTTTTGAGGATGAGAAACTTACAGTGAAGAATATTCCTCTGCGACATCGGGTGTATACTAACGGATTCCTTTTTCAAGAGAAAGAAGGGGATAGGCGCCTCAATATGGAGATGATAAGTCAATATCCTATTGAAGTGTGTGATTACCAAAACATTAGAAATGGTAAGGATATTACACTTGCTGATGGTAGGCTGATCGCTAACAGAGAACTCACTCTTGACCCTCATCGCCTACAGAGCTATGCCTATTGCAGTGATACGCTCTATTTTGAGTCATTGGCTGACTACATCAAAGGGTGTAGGGTAGTGTACCACGAGGCTACTTTTTTGCAAGATAAGGAAGATTTGGCGAAGAAAACGATGCACTCAACAGCCTATCAGGCGGGGCTTACAGCAAAGAATGCAGGAGCTGAAGCGCTGATATTAGGGCACTACTCATCGCGGTATAATGATGTAAACCTCTTCAAAAAGGAGGCAGAAGAAGTGTTCCCTAATGTTATTTTAGCTGAAGATGGGAAGCGGCTTCTTTTTGCCTAAAACACTTTGTCATACACCAAAGCACCAACGCCTTTTACAGGTTTGTAAAGCACTGATTTAGCAAGAGTTTCCTCAGGGAACCACTTCTTTGTTTGGAAGGTTTTTTCTAAGAGTAAGAATAAAGCACCAATGATGACGGCTACTTTGAGCATTCCGAAGAGTGCTCCTGCCAAGCGATTGGGTAGCCCTAGGGCGGCTACTTTAACTACTTTGGTAAGTACTCTTGCTAAGAACATCACTGCCAGCACAATAACTACAAGGGTGATAGTAAAGGATACGATTGCTAAAGCAGCTTGGTTTTCAACAGCTTTGCTAAAAATACGAGCTGTGAATAACGAGAAATGGATAGCTCCATAAATACCTATTACAACTGCTAATAAGGAGGCTAACTCAATAATGAGCCCTCGCATAAAGCCCTTTACCAAGCCAAAACCCAAGATAAGGATAAGAATAAAGTCTATTGTGTTCATAAATGCGTATTGAGACTGCAAAAGTAAGAAAATAGTATTGTATAGCAAAAATTTTTATCTGCCAAGCGATACTCATAGCTTTAAGAAAAGAGGACGTTTTTCATATTTTAGCATTTTGGGTATTTATTTTAAGGTTTTACAAGAGAGGTAAAATAGAACTTAAACTACTTGTATTTTAGTTTATTACCAAATTTATGTTATAAATGAAACAAAAAAATAGTGTTAAAATTTAACATCTTTTAAGTTTTCGTTGTATTTTTGTAGCCTGTTATCACACAAAATATACTATAAAAAACACAATGAAACTTTTAAAAGGATATACCAAGGGTATCATTTTTATTACATTACTGTTCTTCTTATTTGGGGCTGTAACGGTGTTTATACAGTTCTTCGTGCCATACTTGCGTGACATTTTTGAACTAAGTTACGCCCAAGTGGGATTGGTGGTAACAGCTTTTTATCTTCCTTATGTGGTATTCTCAATTCCAGCGGGGTTTGCTATGATACGAATTGGCTACCAAAGGGGGATTATCTTGGGACTTTTGCTGGTAACTTTTGGAGCACTGCTATTTTACCCAGCAGCTGAAAGTCGCTCATACATAGGTTATTTAGCCGCCATCTTTGTACTAGCCAGTGGAATTACTTTTCTGCACGTAGCGCTCAATCCATTTGCTACGGTAAGGGGCAATGAGGCCTCAGTCCCAAGTCGCTTGACCCTGCTACAAGCCTTTAATTCCTTGGGGACGACGATAGCGCCTATTCTCGCAGCGCTTTATCTCTTTAAGAAAGAGACATTTCAGCCTGAGAAGATAGCCCTGCTGAGCGCCTTTGAGAGGGATGTTTACTTCAATTCGGAAGCCCTCACGGTACAAATCCCTTTTATGATTATCGCTTTGCTGACAGTCGTGTTGGCTTTTGTTTTTTCAGTGATAAAACTCCCGAGAATTAGGATTGATAAGGAAGATACACGCTATAAATACAGGCAACTGCTCAAAAAACCGTCTTTGATGTTAGGAGCGATAGCCATCTTTCTATACGTAGGAGCTGAAGTATCGATAGGTTGCTACGCGGTAAATTTCTTTATAGATATTAATATCACACACGATATTCTTGAAAACGACACTTTGCATAGGCTGTTGGAGGTTATGGGTAAGGCACTAATAAACTGTGATTTAACTCAAGGAGAGCCTAAAGTGATTGCTGAGTTTTTCCTTTGTTTCTACTGGGGAGGTGCGATGATAGGTCGTTTTGTGGGGTCGTATCTTACGCGA from Capnocytophaga haemolytica harbors:
- a CDS encoding ribonuclease Z, with protein sequence MDLTILGCHSATPRANARPSAQLLEMRGHLFLIDCGEATQIALRNAGAKFARIKHIFISHLHGDHFYGLFGLISTFQLLGREAELHIYGPKGIKEAVLLILKLGGAWTPFPLLFHELTTDEQGVLFEDEKLTVKNIPLRHRVYTNGFLFQEKEGDRRLNMEMISQYPIEVCDYQNIRNGKDITLADGRLIANRELTLDPHRLQSYAYCSDTLYFESLADYIKGCRVVYHEATFLQDKEDLAKKTMHSTAYQAGLTAKNAGAEALILGHYSSRYNDVNLFKKEAEEVFPNVILAEDGKRLLFA
- a CDS encoding CvpA family protein, whose product is MNTIDFILILILGFGLVKGFMRGLIIELASLLAVVIGIYGAIHFSLFTARIFSKAVENQAALAIVSFTITLVVIVLAVMFLARVLTKVVKVAALGLPNRLAGALFGMLKVAVIIGALFLLLEKTFQTKKWFPEETLAKSVLYKPVKGVGALVYDKVF
- a CDS encoding sugar MFS transporter; this translates as MKLLKGYTKGIIFITLLFFLFGAVTVFIQFFVPYLRDIFELSYAQVGLVVTAFYLPYVVFSIPAGFAMIRIGYQRGIILGLLLVTFGALLFYPAAESRSYIGYLAAIFVLASGITFLHVALNPFATVRGNEASVPSRLTLLQAFNSLGTTIAPILAALYLFKKETFQPEKIALLSAFERDVYFNSEALTVQIPFMIIALLTVVLAFVFSVIKLPRIRIDKEDTRYKYRQLLKKPSLMLGAIAIFLYVGAEVSIGCYAVNFFIDINITHDILENDTLHRLLEVMGKALINCDLTQGEPKVIAEFFLCFYWGGAMIGRFVGSYLTRSFAPAKVLIVFTMMAIVLILVSINTGGLVSMWSLLSVGLFNSILFPTIFALALEGTKESKAEASNILCTVIVGGGIIPLLFGLFTDAIGFKMAFLALVVCYAYILFYGFYKRAATI